In Phreatobacter stygius, a genomic segment contains:
- the pepT gene encoding peptidase T — protein MSTREQLIERFFRYLAIESQSDAKSPSLPSTPGQQRLAGLLADELRGLGLDKVVVDDHATVTALKRGNRPGAPKIGFIAHLDTVDSGLSPVIRPQLLRFEGRDLCLNRQQDIWLRVAEHPEILPWLGADIIVGDGTSVLGADNKAAIAAIMTLVADLGPEDAHGDILVAFVPDEEIGLRGAKALDLARFDADFAYTIDCCELGEVVIENFNAAGAEIVFTGVSAHPMSAKDVLVNPLLMALDLVAMFDRAETPERTEGREGYVWFTDMTANAGEARLKVMIRDFDKTRFEQRKQRLAAAAAAIAARYPTGRVDCRITDTYGNILDSLGDDRRSVDLLFAALAALDIQPKQLPMRGGTDGAALSARGLPTPNFFTGAYNFHSRFEFLPVPAFEKSWQVARKICVLAAEPGGAPDRAVSRVPRDDR, from the coding sequence ATGAGTACTCGCGAGCAGTTGATCGAGCGGTTCTTCCGCTATCTGGCGATCGAGAGCCAGAGCGACGCCAAATCGCCGTCGCTGCCGAGCACGCCCGGCCAGCAGCGGCTGGCAGGCCTGCTTGCCGACGAATTGCGCGGCCTCGGCCTCGACAAGGTGGTCGTCGACGACCACGCGACCGTCACCGCGCTGAAGCGAGGCAACCGGCCCGGCGCGCCGAAGATCGGCTTCATCGCGCATCTCGACACGGTCGATTCGGGCCTCTCCCCGGTGATCCGGCCGCAGCTCCTGCGGTTCGAGGGTCGCGATCTCTGCCTCAATCGGCAACAGGACATCTGGCTGCGCGTGGCGGAACATCCGGAGATCCTGCCCTGGCTCGGCGCCGATATAATCGTCGGCGACGGCACCAGCGTGCTCGGTGCCGACAACAAGGCCGCGATCGCGGCGATCATGACGCTCGTGGCGGATCTCGGCCCCGAGGATGCCCATGGCGACATCCTGGTCGCCTTCGTTCCAGACGAGGAGATCGGGCTGCGTGGCGCCAAGGCCCTCGACCTCGCCCGTTTCGACGCCGATTTCGCCTATACGATCGACTGCTGCGAGCTGGGCGAAGTGGTGATCGAGAACTTCAACGCCGCGGGCGCCGAGATCGTCTTCACCGGCGTCAGCGCCCACCCGATGTCGGCCAAGGATGTCCTGGTCAACCCTTTGCTGATGGCGCTCGATCTCGTCGCCATGTTCGACCGTGCCGAGACGCCGGAGCGCACCGAGGGGCGCGAGGGCTATGTCTGGTTCACCGACATGACGGCCAATGCCGGCGAGGCGCGCCTGAAGGTCATGATCCGCGATTTCGACAAGACGCGGTTCGAACAGCGCAAGCAGCGGCTCGCGGCGGCGGCGGCGGCGATCGCGGCGCGTTATCCGACCGGCCGTGTCGACTGCCGGATCACCGACACCTACGGCAATATTCTCGACAGCCTGGGCGACGACCGTCGTTCCGTCGACCTGTTGTTCGCCGCGCTGGCGGCGCTCGACATCCAGCCCAAGCAGCTGCCCATGCGTGGCGGCACCGACGGCGCGGCCCTCTCCGCCCGGGGCCTGCCGACGCCGAACTTCTTTACCGGGGCCTATAATTTCCACTCGCGTTTCGAGTTCCTGCCCGTGCCCGCCTTCGAGAAGTCGTGGCAGGTGGCACGCAAGATCTGCGTGCTGGCCGCCGAGCCAGGCGGCGCTCCGGATCGTGCGGTCAGCCGCGTACCGCGGGATGATCGCTGA
- a CDS encoding Gfo/Idh/MocA family protein → MTRTGIAVIGLGPASLPHAKSLIDLADRVDVRWAVSRSEERIRAFAGQFPFPVTTDMARALADPAVQAVLVLTPANAHGSVAEACFAAGKHVLLEKPLDTTLARAEAIVASGRRSGRRLGVVLQHRFRPASLRLRDILAEGGLGTIEAASLTVPWWRPQSYYDAEGRGTFARDGGGVLMSQAIHALDLFRSLLGIDKVVASQVRCTSLHRMEAEDHVTALMTLRGGAPASLVATTSAYPGSAETMQIIGSAGTATLAGGGLTVGTLDGRNETIAPEGNSGGGAAIMDFPHDAHRALIADFLDAIAGGRDPVVTGEEALATQQLIADIIRADPSCSQPI, encoded by the coding sequence ATGACCAGGACCGGTATCGCCGTCATAGGCCTTGGGCCGGCATCGCTGCCCCACGCCAAAAGCCTGATCGACCTTGCCGACCGCGTCGACGTGCGCTGGGCGGTGAGCCGCAGTGAAGAGCGCATCCGCGCTTTCGCCGGACAGTTCCCCTTTCCCGTGACCACCGACATGGCCCGGGCGCTGGCCGATCCCGCCGTCCAGGCCGTGCTGGTGCTGACCCCCGCCAATGCCCATGGCAGCGTGGCGGAAGCCTGTTTTGCCGCCGGCAAGCACGTGCTCCTGGAAAAGCCGCTCGACACCACGCTGGCGCGCGCCGAGGCGATCGTCGCGAGCGGCCGCCGTTCGGGCCGCCGGCTCGGTGTCGTGCTGCAGCACCGCTTCCGCCCGGCGAGCCTGCGCCTGCGCGACATCCTGGCCGAAGGCGGTCTCGGCACGATCGAAGCGGCCTCGCTGACCGTGCCCTGGTGGCGGCCGCAGAGCTATTACGACGCCGAGGGCCGCGGCACCTTCGCCCGCGACGGCGGCGGCGTCTTGATGTCGCAGGCGATCCACGCCCTCGACCTGTTCCGTTCGCTGCTCGGCATCGACAAGGTGGTCGCCTCGCAGGTCCGGTGCACCAGCCTGCACCGGATGGAGGCGGAAGACCACGTCACCGCGCTGATGACGCTCAGGGGCGGCGCGCCGGCCTCGCTCGTCGCGACGACCTCGGCTTATCCGGGCTCCGCCGAGACCATGCAGATCATCGGTTCGGCCGGCACCGCCACGCTCGCCGGCGGCGGCCTGACCGTCGGCACTCTCGACGGCCGCAACGAGACCATCGCGCCCGAGGGCAATTCCGGCGGCGGTGCCGCGATCATGGATTTCCCCCACGACGCCCATCGCGCGCTGATCGCCGACTTCCTGGATGCGATCGCCGGCGGACGCGATCCCGTCGTGACCGGCGAAGAGGCGCTGGCGACCCAGCAACTGATCGCCGACATCATCCGCGCCGATCCGAGCTGCAGCCAGCCGATCTGA